From the genome of Lotus japonicus ecotype B-129 chromosome 6, LjGifu_v1.2, one region includes:
- the LOC130723193 gene encoding GDSL esterase/lipase At1g29670-like, whose protein sequence is MAHGEFIVLVLIVCLWSTTTTGVGAEPQVPCFFSFGDSLVDNGNNNRLSSLAKANYRPYGIDFPGGPTGRFSNGKTSVDVIGELLGFGSYIPPYATTRGQDILRGVNYASAAAGIREETGQQLGGRISFRGQVQNYQRTVSQLINLLGDENTAANYLSKCIYSIGIGSNDYLNNYFMPLIYSSSRQFTPQQYADVLIQAYAQQLRVLYNYGARKMALFGVGPIGCSPNALAQSRDGRTCVARINSANQLFNNGLKSLVDQLNSQLPDAKFIYVNVYGIFQDILSNPASYGFRVTNAGCCGVGRNNGQITCLPLQAPCRNRMEFLFWDAFHPSEAGNNVIGRRAYNAQSASDAYPFDINRLAQM, encoded by the exons ATGGCGCATGGGGAGTTCATTGTATTGGTTTTGATTGTGTGTTTGTGGAGTACTACTACTACTGGGGTTGGAGCTGAACCACAAGTACCTTGCTTCTTTAGTTTTGGGGATTCTTTGGTGGATAATGGCAACAACAATCGCCTCTCATCTTTGGCCAAAGCTAATTATCGACCTTATGGAATTGACTTTCCTGGTGGCCCAACTGGAAGGTTCTCCAATGGAAAAACTTCTGTTGATGTCATTG GTGAGCTTTTGGGGTTCGGCAGTTATATACCTCCCTATGCAACAACTAGAGGCCAAGACATACTTAGGGGAGTGAATTATGCTTCTGCAGCTGCTGGAATAAGAGAGGAAACCGGACAACAACTG GGAGGACGTATTAGTTTTAGAGGGCAAGTTCAAAATTACCAAAGGACAGTGTCCCAGTTGATAAATTTACTAGGAGATGAGAACACTGCAGCAAATTACCTGAGCAAGTGCATTTATTCAATTGGAATTGGTAGCAATGATTACCTCAACAACTATTTCATGCCTCTAATCTATTCCAGTAGCAGGCAGTTCACACCACAACAATATGCAGATGTTCTCATTCAAGCTTATGCTCAACAACTCAGG GTTTTGTATAACTATGGAGCGCGGAAAATGGCGTTATTCGGGGTTGGCCCAATAGGTTGCAGCCCTAATGCATTGGCCCAAAGTAGAGATGGAAGAACATGTGTTGCAAGAATCAATTCAGCAAACCAATTATTCAACAATGGTTTGAAGTCTCTTGTTGATCAACTCAACAGCCAGCTGCCTGATGCAAAATTCATCTATGTAAACGTTTATGGCATCTTTCAAGATATCCTAAGCAACCCTGCATCCTATG GTTTCAGAGTAACAAATGCAGGGTGCTGTGGGGTAGGAAGGAACAATGGGCAAATTACATGCCTACCCCTTCAAGCCCCATGCAGGAACAGGATGGAGTTCCTGTTTTGGGATGCATTTCATCCATCTGAGGCTGGCAACAATGTAATTGGAAGGAGAGCTTACAATGCCCAATCTGCATCGGATGCTTACCCTTTTGATATCAATCGCTTGGCTCAAATGTAA
- the LOC130723945 gene encoding GDSL esterase/lipase At4g18970-like → MASESRTLLVLALVILLVAIAIRQYCLQRNSQVPCLFIFGDSLSDSGNNNNLETDAKVDYLPYGIDFPTGPTGRYTNGRNAIDKITELLGLEDFIPPFANLSGSDILKGVNYASGSAGIRKESGTNLGTNINMGLQIYFHMAIVSQISARLGFHKAKRHLSKCLYYVNIGTNDYEQNYFLPDLFDTSSKYTPEEYAKDLINRLSHYLQILRNLGARKTVLVGLDRLGCIPKDEIGESCDEKQNAEGFLFNDQLKSLVDEHNKLLSNSKFIFINTTAIVHDKSHGFTYIHDACCLRNKDGVCDPNQTPCQNRSEYVYWDGIHGTEAANVLTATISYNTSDTAIAYPTNIRKLVHQKEIN, encoded by the exons ATGGCTAGTGAGAGTAGAACATTGTTGGTTCTCGCTCTTGTTATTCTCTTGGTTGCAATTGCCATCAGGCAATATTGTCTCCAAAGGAATTCCCAAGTCCCTTGCCTTTTTATCTTTGGGGATTCTCTGTCTGATAGTGGTAACAATAACAATCTTGAAACTGATGCAAAAGTTGATTACCTCCCATATGGAATCGACTTCCCAACTGGCCCAACCGGAAGATATACCAACGGGCGAAATGCAATTGACAAAATAA CTGAACTTTTGGGACTTGAGGATTTCATCCCACCATTTGCAAACCTTAGTGGCTCGGACATACTCAAAGGTGTCAATTACGCATCCGGTTCAGCTGGAATTCGCAAAGAGAGCGGCACCAATTTG GGTACTAACATCAACATGGGGTTACAGATATATTTTCACATGGCCATAGTTTCACAAATTTCTGCCAGACTTGGTTTTCACAAAGCTAAACGACACCTTAGTAAGTGCCTGTATTACGTGAATATAGGCACCAATGATTATGAACAAAATTACTTCCTTCCTGATCTATTCGATACAAGCAGCAAGTATACCCCTGAGGAGTATGCTAAAGATCTTATTAACCGGCTATCTCACTATTTACAG ATTCTGCGTAATCTTGGGGCAAGAAAGACCGTGCTGGTTGGGTTGGACCGTTTAGGTTGCATTCCAAAGGATGAGATAGGTGAATCTTGTGATGAAAAGCAGAATGCTGAGGGATTCCTTTTTAATGACCAGCTTAAATCTCTGGTGGATGAACACAACAAACTCTTATCCAATTCCAAATTCATCTTTATAAATACTACAGCCATAGTCCATGACAAATCACACG GTTTTACATATATTCATGATGCTTGCTGCCTAAGAAATAAAGATGGAGTTTGTGATCCTAATCAAACTCCATGCCAAAATAGGTCTGAGTATGTGTATTGGGATGGAATTCACGGTACAGAAGCTGCAAATGTACTCACTGCAACAATTTCATATAATACTTCAGACACAGCTATAGCTTACCCAACAAATATCAGAAAGCTTGTTCAtcaaaaagaaataaattag